From Lolium perenne isolate Kyuss_39 chromosome 5, Kyuss_2.0, whole genome shotgun sequence, a single genomic window includes:
- the LOC127301820 gene encoding uncharacterized protein — protein MDFDLLMSSSPEAQLALMNTMLQLEQALNDQSFTPDASPPISPVQTPSQSLSPPPHVLTTCAAADAANGYFYHQDYLHSPPAAYGNSAGGHQEYVMSPGAVTTGGAPQGYSSSSDAMREMIFHIAALQPVEVDDSEAAPRPAKRRNVRTSKDPQSVAARLRRERISERIRVLQRLVPGGTKMDTASMLDEAIHYVKFLKSQVQSLELAAAATAAHRAAVFGAGAYHSAPMQHAPW, from the coding sequence ATGGACTTCGACTTGCTGATGAGCTCCAGCCCGGAGGCGCAGCTGGCGCTGATGAACACGATGCTCCAGCTGGAGCAGGCGCTCAACGACCAGTCCTTCACGCCGGACGCTTCCCCGCCGATCTCTCCCGTGCAGACTCCCTCCCAGAGCCTCTCGCCGCCGCCGCACGTGTTGACGACCTGCGCTGCCGCCGACGCGGCAAACGGCTACTTTTACCACCAGGATTACCTGCACTCCCCTCCCGCCGCGTACGGCAACAGCGCTGGCGGGCACCAGGAGTACGTGATGTCTCCTGGCGCCGTCACCACCGGCGGCGCGCCGCAGGGGTACTCGTCATCGTCGGACGCGATGCGGGAGATGATCTTCCACATCGCGGCGCTGCAGCCGGTGGAGGTCGACGACTCGGAGGCGGCGCCGCGCCCTGCGAAGCGTCGCAACGTCCGGACCTCCAAGGACCCGCAGAGCGTGGCGGCGCGGCTGCGGCGGGAGCGCATCAGCGAGCGCATCCGCGTCCTGCAGCGCCTCGTCCCGGGCGGCACCAAGATGGACACCGCCTCCATGCTGGACGAGGCCATCCACTACGTCAAGTTCCTCAAGTCTCAGGTGCAGTCGCTCGAGCTCGCcgcggccgccaccgccgcccaccGCGCCGCCGTGTTCGGCGCCGGAGCCTACCACTCCGCCCCGATGCAGCACGCGCCGTGGTAG